The genome window AAATGCGTGCGCTGTGGGCGCTGTGTGAAGGTGTGTCAGGACATGCAGAATGTCTGGGCCATTGAATTCCTCGGTCGTGGTATCAACGGCCGGATTGCGTCGGCGGCCGATGTGCCCCTGGGGGACAGCCCCTGTATCAAGTGTGGTCAGTGTGCAGCCCACTGTCCTGTCGGTGCCATTTACGAACGGGATGATACCACGAAAGTGTGGGCTGCTCTGCAGAATCCGAATGTTCACCCGGTGGTACAGATTGCTCCTGCCGTTCGGGTGGCTCTCGGGGAAGAGTTCGGTCTTGAGCCTGGAACTATCATCACCAAAAAAATCTATGCGGCCCTGCGGCGTCTTGGGTTTAAGACCGTGTTTGATACCAACTTTTCGGCGGACCTTACCATTATGGAAGAGGGAACAGAGCTGGTAAAACGCCTTACCCAGGGTGGTGATATTCCCCTTATCACCAGTTGTTGTCCTGCCTGGGTCGACTATATGGAAAAATATTACACCGACTTCATTCCCAATTTCTCTACTGCCAAGAGCCCTCAGCAGATGATGGGGGCCATGATTAAGACCTACTGGGCTCAGAAAGCAGGGGTGGATCCGGCCAAGATTTTCTCCGTGTCCGTCATGCCCTGTACGGCTAAGAAGTGGGAAACCACCCGTAACGACGATATGCGGTCTTCTGGTTATCAGGATGTGGATGTGTCTATTACTACCCGGGAATTAGCCCGGATGATTAAACAGGCGGGTATCGATATCCTGAACCTGCCGGACGAAGAAGCGGACAGTCCCCTCGGGCCCTATACGGGGGCGGGTACCATTTTTGGTGCCACCGGTGGAGTTATGGAAGCGGCGGTGCGGACGGCCTACTACCTGGTGACCAAAAAGGAACTGGGGGATGTAAACTTTGTGGCTGCCCGGGGACTTAAGGGAGTAAAAGAAGCGGAAGTGGACCTGGACGGAAAGAAAATCCGTATTGCTGTGGCCCATCAGATGGGAAACATTGCCGCCGTCCTGGATAAGATTCGGGAAGCCCGAGAAGCCGGCAAGGAACCGCCCTATCACTTTGTAGAAGTGATGGCCTGCCGTGGTGGTTGTATCGGTGGTGGTGGGCAGCCCTATGGGTGTACCGACGAGGTACGGGCCAAACGGATTTCAGGTATCTATCATGATGATGAAAAGAGCACCTACCGCTGTTCTCACCAGAACCCCTATATTAAGCAGGTATATGATGAGTTCCTTGGTGAGCCTAATAGTCACAAGGCGCACGAACTCCTTCATACCCACTATGTGGCCCGGCCCTTGTATTTAAAATAATCCGGACTTAAAAAACCCAAAAATGAAGATGCGGGTGGTTTAACGAATAGCGAACACCGCAGGCCCCGGAGCGATCGCCGGGGCCTTTTTATTTTGAAAAATTTTTGGAAGAAACAAATTAACGAGAGGGAATAGTCAGAAAAATTCAGAGTTTATGATGCCTTCCTGAAAAAATATATGGGGGGACAAGTTCTGTCCCCCCACGTTTTTAGAATCTCCGGTCCCTCAAGAATTTCGGGTTGGGAAATACTTGAAAAATAGCCTTACTCTCCTTCTTTTATTATTTCGATTTTAATCCCCTCGTTTTGTTCTACCTCTTCTTTAGGTGGGATGGTTACCTTAAGAACTCCATTTCGGTACACGGCCTTTACTTTTTCCTGGGCAAACTTATCCAACGGGACATAGTATTTTTGTTTTTCAATATCCTTCAGTTTAAGTCGCCGTTTAAGGAACCGGACATTTTCGTCCAGTTGGTATTCGGGGTTAATCTTGGCAGAAAATACCATATAGTCCCCCTGGAAAGAGAGGCTGATGTTTTTTTCATCAAACCCTGCCAGGGCGAACTCAAATACCAGGGTGCGGTCAGGGAGCATGTAGACATTCATGGGAGGATACGAATAGTTGGGATAGTAATCCACATTTTCGTCCTGCCCATAGCCAAATCCTCCAAAAGGCCCCCGTCCTTCTCCAAAGGTGCCAAAATTCCGATGGAATTCGTCACTGAAATTCTGGGCCGCTTCGAAGATTTCGTCGAAGATGGTCCCCAAATCCACGTACACCTTGTTCCCTTTCATATGGAACTCCTTACTCCTACCGTCCTGCTGGCACGGTAAAATTGATGATCCTCCCTACGGAGCGATCTGTGAGCCCTCCTCTGAGGTTACTCACCTTCTCTAGTATAAAGTATACCTGTTTTTATAACTCTTGACAATGAAAATAGGTGTTTAGCTACCCGTTGGATTCTAGGGATGCTTCTATGATTCGGATGATACGGGGTCCTCCCCCCAAGGGTTTTCCCTTTCTTATGAAATATTGTAGTCCCCATACCCCAAAGATGCCTCCTATCCCCAGGGCAACCCGAAGGTCCTGAGCCAAAGAGGGAAAAAGGTAGCCACTCCCCCAGAAAAGTACCCCAAACACTATAAGGGGTGGCAAAAAGAGAAGCAGGGTCTGTTTCCATACTGCTTCCTGGGCTTGTTCTATTTCCACTGTTTGACCCACCTGGAGCGGTAAACCCAGGGGATTTTCTGCCACAAAGCGTTTCCCGTTGGCCCGACATTCCTGGTTCATGCAACCAAAACAGGCCGCTAACTCCCCTCCCTGAATGGTTATGTGGGATCCTTCAATCTTCACTATCGTGCCGATCTCTTTCATGAGGAAGCTCCTTACAATCTATACGAAGAGGTTCTATTTTTTCTGCTTTTCCTTCAGGATTAACCTCGACGATAACCCCTTGCAGTTGAGGCCGATCCCAGGCGTCCCGGCTCCAGTCGGGAACACCGGTCTGGTATTCCCGGATGCGACTGAAAATTTCGGTGCCTCCTACCGAATCAAGGCTTCCCGTCCGCCCTGCGTCGGTAAGCACCGCCGTTCCCCCGCCAAGGATTCGGGCATCCGCGGTTTGAACCCGTCCATGGGACCCGATAACGGCGCTGGCCTTGCCTGCCGCTAGAGCAAAGAGGGCCTGCTTTTCTGCCGTGGTGGCTCCATGGAAATCTACTAGTACTATGGGAGTTTCCTGATGAAGCCGCTCTAGAAGTACTGGTAATAGAACAAAAGGGTTATCTCCATGGATGCGATTAAAACCGCTTTGCCCCAGGAGTACTGCCACTCCCACCTTCGTGGCCCCCACGGAGTATACTCGACTCCCGTACCCCGGGGCATAGGGACCGATGTTCGCAGGCCGCAACACATAGGGGAGTTTCTCCATATTTTGAACAAGATCTTTTTTATAAAAGCAGCAATCCCCGGTAGTAATAACATCTACCCCTAGCTTTCGGATATAGCCCGCGTGATTTCGCCCAAGACCGTATCCATTGGTGGCCCCATCTCCACAGGCAATAACAAAGTCTACGTTGTTTTTTATTTGTGGTAACACCTGTTTAAGGGTAAAAATGCCTGCCTTTCCTACAATTTCGGCTACATAGAGGATCTTCAATTTGGGATCTCCCTGCTATCGTAGTTATCGGTAATCCCGGAGAGGGCCCAGTTCAGTAAGTCGCCGTTCATATTCTTTGCCTGCCTTTTCATCCCCTAGTTCATAGCAAGTATCACGGATATTGAAAAGGGCATCGTAATAGAGGGGAAAAAGCCGGAGTGCTTCTTCGAAACAGCGACGGGCTTCTTCATAGTTCCCCTGGGTAAAATATAATACCCCAAAGTTGTTCCATGTTTTGGGAGCCAGGGGAGCGATTTCCAGGGCTTTGCGGTACAGGGTCTCCGCTTCTTCGTATTGTTCTAGCTCATAGCAGATAAGCCCCATGGAAGCCCAGGCCTCTGATACAAAAGGATCGAGCTCGATGGTGCGTTTAAAACTCTCCAGGGCGTTTGCATAATCCCCTATCCGTTGCTGGGCGATACCAAGATTAAGCCATATGAGGGGATTCGCAGGCTCAAGGGCCAGGGCCTTTTGAAACAGAGGTATCGCATCGAGTGCCCGATTTGCTTCGGTAAGGGCAATGCCAGAATCATTCAACATCGCTGCCGTTTCCATGGGTACCTCCTATTACAAATATACGACAATTCCCGTTACATTACACGAAAATAAAAAACATTGATACCCGTCAGGATACGGAATTTTTGGAATGTAAGGAGCAGCGCCTGGAACAAGAAATTAGGTTCCGGGGAATTGGCGCTGGGTAAAGGTGGCCACGAGAGCATTATTATGTGTGCCCCACAGGTTTTACAGGGAGGGGCTTTAAGGGGACTCAAACCTTTGGACCAGGTACTGGTATCGACTGCGAAGAATACCGTTCTTTGTGAGGGTTTGCGGAGTATATCGAATAGGGGAGGAAAGAAGGGTAACTAATCGAATTGCCTGGTTAGTTGTTAAGGATTGAACCCCTTTGTTGTAATGAAAGCGGGCTGCCCCTTCTATACCAAAGATACCCTTTCCCCATTCAGCGTAGTTAAGGTACAGTTCCAGGATCCGATCCTTCGATAATATCAGTTCCATTTCCAGGGCTATGATTATTTCTAGGTATTTTCGGAGATAGGATTTTTCGGGAATTAAAAAGAGGGTCCGGGCGGTTTGCATGGTAATCGTGCTTCCCCCATATACGGGCCTTCCAATCTGTTGATTCAGGCGATAGGCGTTCTTTATCGCGGCAGGTAAAATCCCCCGATGGTTGTAAAATTCCCCATCTTCTACCCGAATTACCATGTTACGTACGTATCGAGGAATTTTGTTAAGTGGTAAGTAGCGAGGCGCTTTTATCTCCCAACCGTATACTACCCGCCGGTATAACATGAGCGTTGTGGCCGGTGGATTTATAAAACGGAATATGCCCAAACAAAGGGACGTAGAAAGAATAAAAATTCCGTGCAGGATAACTACCCATTTAATGCTTATCTTGAGAAGGTTGATGAGCCTGGCCGCCCAGAGAGAAGGGGAGGTAGGGGATACTTTCTGGTGGGATTTCCTTTGTTGGGCCAACCATCGGTAGTGTTTTTTTATATAGAAAAGACTTGCAGTTTTTGTTCGCTCCAGATCTTCTTCAGTAAAACAAAGGAACGGTTCTGTTGGCGATTTATTTTTCTTCCGTGGCACAAAGAAAATATACCCTATCTTGATAGGGCTGCGGCAAGAGGGGAAAAACAGTCGGGAAATTAATTGTTTTATAGGGCCACGACAAGTGGGATAGCACGCAATTGATGCTTATGTGGCCGCCTGGTGCGGCTCGCCCCCATCATCACATTACTGATATTCTTTTGCAAGAGCACTAATACGATGCGCCATATTGGCCAGGCTTACCTGCTCCTGAACGTGACCCAATTCGTAGGCTACCCGGGGCATTCCATACACGACTGATGAAGCCTCGTCCTGCCCAAGGGTAATCCCGCCGGCCCTCAGAATTTCACCAAGCTCCCGGGCCCCATCCCGCCCCATCCCGGTCATGATTACCCCCATGGCGCGGTTCCCAAATTCTCGGGCTACCGAGGCAAAGAGAACATCCGCTGAGGGACGGTGGCCATTTACCGGTGGACTGTCACTGATACGGGCCACCGTGGCAAGGGGCCGCTTTTCTACTTCCAGATGACGATCCCCCGGAGCGATGAGGATTCTTCCGGGGCGGATGATGTCCCCGTCCTGGGCTTCTTTTACTTCCAGAGGGCAAATGCTATCCAGACTTTTGGCAAATTCGCTGGTAAAACCGGCGGGCATGTGTTGAACTACCACAATCGGGGCAGGCAAGTCCCTATCGATCTTTGAAAAAACCTCTCGCAGCGCGTTGGGGCCGCCGGTGGAAATCCCTATCGCAATGATTTCAATGGGTCCCGGTTTCCGTTCGGGCACTATTTTAGTGACCGGTGGTACTGGTTTTTTGTGTTCCTCTGCCGGTATTGCCGTTGGTATTTCGGAAGGAGCAAGGGGTTCGCCGGTGGGGAGGGGTTTCCCTTTTTTTTGCCGGTACTGACAGCCATAGGCGTACAACATGTTTACCAGCTGTTCCCGGATCTGTTGAACATTTTCAGGATTGGTGTCCGAGGGCTTCATGATGAAGTCGCTTGCCCCCAGAGCCAGGGCTTCCATGGTGATTTCTGCACCCCGACGGGCTATGGAAGAAAGGATGATAACGGGAATATCTATGCCCAGCCTTCGGCGTTCTTTCAGGAACTCAATGCCGTTCATCTGGGGCATTTCGAGATCCAGAACGATGACATCGGGGGTGCACCGCTCTAGTTTTTGAAGCGCGAAGAGGCCATTCATGGCCTTATCGATGACCACAAGGCCACTCTTGCTTGCCACCATCCGGCTTATGAGGTTCCGCATCAAAGCGGAGTCATCAACAATTAGGACCCCAATTTCGTGTGCCACACAGGACTCCTTGCTTTAGATGTATTTTCTATAGAATGTAGCCCATTCGGTCTTTACAAACTCAAACTTGGTGTTCATGCCAAAAAGGGACTCCGAGTGTCCGATGAAAAGAAAGGACTTTGGCGCCATGGCTTCCCAGAAACGTTCTATGGTAGCTTTTTGAGAGGCCTCATCAAAATAGATGAGCACATTGCGACAAAATACCACGTCCATGTTTCGGAGTCCGGAGTCGTACATAAGATTATGGTAGTCAAAGCGGATCATCTGTTTAATCTCATCCCGGATCTGATAGCCCCCATCCACCCGGGTGAAATACTTTTTTAGGTAATGATCGGGGACTCCTACCACACGGGCATCCGCATAAAATCCCTCTTTCCCAACCATAAGAGATTTAAGACTGATATCGCTGGCCACGATTTCGGCGAACCACGGCGAAGGAAGGGTCTCTTTCATCAACATTGCAATAGTATAGGGCTCTTCACCGGTAGAACAGCCGGCACTCCAGACCTTTATCTTAAAATCGTTAAGAGGTTTTTTGATCTTTATTAACTCGGGGATCACGTATTTTTCCAGAGCGTCGAAATGGGCCTGGTTTCGAAAAAATCGGGTAAGGTTGGTAGTGATGGAGTCCAGAAAGAGTTTAAGTTCTTCTTTATCTTTACTAACTAAGTCATAATAGGCTCGTACTTCATTCAATCCCTTTTCGCGTAACTGTTCCTTTAATCGGCTTTCAAGAATAGCCCGGTTAGTATCGGAGAAATGAATACCACTTTGATTATAGATGAGTTTTCGAAAAAGCTCGAAATCTCCGTCGGATAAAAAACTACTCATAAAATAAAGTGTAAAAAGGCAAATATAGGCTGTCAATTGAATTTCGACGTGATATACTACAAATATGAGCAAAATATCTATTCCCTGTGAATTAATAGGCCTTGCCTATGAAGAAAGACGGGAATTACCCTTTGTGTTGCTCCGGGAACCCCAGAGCGGCAAAGTAGTCTCGTTTCCGGTAAATCATGCGGAGGCGAGCAGTATTATTTTTGGGGCAGAGGGAATTCGGGGGCCCCAGCCGGGAATTCACGATGCCTTTATTCAATTCTTTGTAAATCATGGATATAAAGCTGATTATGTCTATATCTGGGGGGATGGGGATACCCATTTTTATGGATATTTAAAGTATCATGCTCGGTTTGTGTCCCATCGGCTTGAGATGAATCCCGCCGATGCCATTTCCCTGGCTATTCGCTTTAAGGTTCCTATTATGGTAGATGAAACTCTTCTTGCCCATATGCCGGATAGGGATAAGAAAGAACAGGAAGCGGGTTTTTCTTTTCAGCAGGTTCTTGTTTTTGATCATCCGCCGGTTTCCTGGGTTTCGTAAGCCCTTTGGGTTTTCTTTTTATGGGGGAACTTGTCTACTCCTCTTCGTTGTTGTGTTGTGAGGGGTGGCGGCTCTGGCTGTTGTTTTTGAATGGGTCCCCCTCTTCTCCACGAAGGCACACATCAGCTTTTTGTTAGTTGACGAAACGGAAGCC of Treponema sp. J25 contains these proteins:
- a CDS encoding protein-glutamate O-methyltransferase CheR, which codes for MSSFLSDGDFELFRKLIYNQSGIHFSDTNRAILESRLKEQLREKGLNEVRAYYDLVSKDKEELKLFLDSITTNLTRFFRNQAHFDALEKYVIPELIKIKKPLNDFKIKVWSAGCSTGEEPYTIAMLMKETLPSPWFAEIVASDISLKSLMVGKEGFYADARVVGVPDHYLKKYFTRVDGGYQIRDEIKQMIRFDYHNLMYDSGLRNMDVVFCRNVLIYFDEASQKATIERFWEAMAPKSFLFIGHSESLFGMNTKFEFVKTEWATFYRKYI
- a CDS encoding biosynthetic peptidoglycan transglycosylase — protein: MPRKKNKSPTEPFLCFTEEDLERTKTASLFYIKKHYRWLAQQRKSHQKVSPTSPSLWAARLINLLKISIKWVVILHGIFILSTSLCLGIFRFINPPATTLMLYRRVVYGWEIKAPRYLPLNKIPRYVRNMVIRVEDGEFYNHRGILPAAIKNAYRLNQQIGRPVYGGSTITMQTARTLFLIPEKSYLRKYLEIIIALEMELILSKDRILELYLNYAEWGKGIFGIEGAARFHYNKGVQSLTTNQAIRLVTLLSSPIRYTPQTLTKNGILRSRYQYLVQRFESP
- a CDS encoding tetratricopeptide repeat protein — protein: METAAMLNDSGIALTEANRALDAIPLFQKALALEPANPLIWLNLGIAQQRIGDYANALESFKRTIELDPFVSEAWASMGLICYELEQYEEAETLYRKALEIAPLAPKTWNNFGVLYFTQGNYEEARRCFEEALRLFPLYYDALFNIRDTCYELGDEKAGKEYERRLTELGPLRDYR
- a CDS encoding SoxR reducing system RseC family protein, translated to MKEIGTIVKIEGSHITIQGGELAACFGCMNQECRANGKRFVAENPLGLPLQVGQTVEIEQAQEAVWKQTLLLFLPPLIVFGVLFWGSGYLFPSLAQDLRVALGIGGIFGVWGLQYFIRKGKPLGGGPRIIRIIEASLESNG
- a CDS encoding Hsp20/alpha crystallin family protein, which produces MKGNKVYVDLGTIFDEIFEAAQNFSDEFHRNFGTFGEGRGPFGGFGYGQDENVDYYPNYSYPPMNVYMLPDRTLVFEFALAGFDEKNISLSFQGDYMVFSAKINPEYQLDENVRFLKRRLKLKDIEKQKYYVPLDKFAQEKVKAVYRNGVLKVTIPPKEEVEQNEGIKIEIIKEGE
- a CDS encoding NADH-dependent [FeFe] hydrogenase, group A6, producing MVNIKVNGVPLQVEEGTTILDAAKKINIKIPTLCYNPDLHPWAACGICIVRMEGSPKMVRACCTPVSEGMAIVTHDPEIIKVRRTVVELILSNHPNDCLQCPRNGNCELQRLAAEFGIRQVPYQSIVKDLPIDDSNPAIVLNPEKCVRCGRCVKVCQDMQNVWAIEFLGRGINGRIASAADVPLGDSPCIKCGQCAAHCPVGAIYERDDTTKVWAALQNPNVHPVVQIAPAVRVALGEEFGLEPGTIITKKIYAALRRLGFKTVFDTNFSADLTIMEEGTELVKRLTQGGDIPLITSCCPAWVDYMEKYYTDFIPNFSTAKSPQQMMGAMIKTYWAQKAGVDPAKIFSVSVMPCTAKKWETTRNDDMRSSGYQDVDVSITTRELARMIKQAGIDILNLPDEEADSPLGPYTGAGTIFGATGGVMEAAVRTAYYLVTKKELGDVNFVAARGLKGVKEAEVDLDGKKIRIAVAHQMGNIAAVLDKIREAREAGKEPPYHFVEVMACRGGCIGGGGQPYGCTDEVRAKRISGIYHDDEKSTYRCSHQNPYIKQVYDEFLGEPNSHKAHELLHTHYVARPLYLK
- a CDS encoding chemotaxis response regulator protein-glutamate methylesterase is translated as MAHEIGVLIVDDSALMRNLISRMVASKSGLVVIDKAMNGLFALQKLERCTPDVIVLDLEMPQMNGIEFLKERRRLGIDIPVIILSSIARRGAEITMEALALGASDFIMKPSDTNPENVQQIREQLVNMLYAYGCQYRQKKGKPLPTGEPLAPSEIPTAIPAEEHKKPVPPVTKIVPERKPGPIEIIAIGISTGGPNALREVFSKIDRDLPAPIVVVQHMPAGFTSEFAKSLDSICPLEVKEAQDGDIIRPGRILIAPGDRHLEVEKRPLATVARISDSPPVNGHRPSADVLFASVAREFGNRAMGVIMTGMGRDGARELGEILRAGGITLGQDEASSVVYGMPRVAYELGHVQEQVSLANMAHRISALAKEYQ
- a CDS encoding bifunctional nuclease domain-containing protein; translation: MSKISIPCELIGLAYEERRELPFVLLREPQSGKVVSFPVNHAEASSIIFGAEGIRGPQPGIHDAFIQFFVNHGYKADYVYIWGDGDTHFYGYLKYHARFVSHRLEMNPADAISLAIRFKVPIMVDETLLAHMPDRDKKEQEAGFSFQQVLVFDHPPVSWVS
- a CDS encoding TIGR00282 family metallophosphoesterase gives rise to the protein MKILYVAEIVGKAGIFTLKQVLPQIKNNVDFVIACGDGATNGYGLGRNHAGYIRKLGVDVITTGDCCFYKKDLVQNMEKLPYVLRPANIGPYAPGYGSRVYSVGATKVGVAVLLGQSGFNRIHGDNPFVLLPVLLERLHQETPIVLVDFHGATTAEKQALFALAAGKASAVIGSHGRVQTADARILGGGTAVLTDAGRTGSLDSVGGTEIFSRIREYQTGVPDWSRDAWDRPQLQGVIVEVNPEGKAEKIEPLRIDCKELPHERDRHDSED